In Telopea speciosissima isolate NSW1024214 ecotype Mountain lineage chromosome 10, Tspe_v1, whole genome shotgun sequence, the DNA window ggttgtaacccttttagaataaaacaatggtatagacagtgtcgatcaggtaggacacacgagttgttttcaggttcaatccaaccttgtcgcgtATCTAacccatagttcgagaactcgagAGATCTCgatttttggaaaagccgagacgagactgcctacgagtctcaaaagtgcaatatctcgacgagatctcggttggatctcggtttcgacccattattttaacccacctaccacttaaataccttacctaattggacaaaactcgatatatctcggcgagatctcggatctcgggtccagatctcgggttgacccaaagttgaggcttcgagttgggaaaaaaaaaatgcaccaactcggcgagatctcggctagATCTCggctcgtctcggtttttccaagagccgagttggtaccgagacccgagttttagtaccttggtctaaccaatcaccacctactgcaataaaactctttgaatgtGATACCGGCTGACACCAAACACTATCatggtatgaagaacacccaatTTCAACAATgactttacctgtaggcatgatgcaaatccctcctgattgggacaacatatccaccacggattgtgaaataatgttgttacgtcgcctttcatcaacaactaatatggttgtgctcccattgggtagacgaactcagGTCTTGAAAATgaatggaggtgggtcttttTAGGCTttgttggagcttccctccgccatagctttgattccaattaatgtagtcctagataggtaggagacctactaggagccagataacaggatcaatagcaaaaggggctgctggttcgaatggacagcactaggttttaggttaattttagggtttagaatgggaatttgggaatgggtcttatatgactttaatatgcaggtctaaggggttattatgggataaaaataattggatttgggaaggttttaaaattccgcaattctggacagaattgagttgcaggttttgggttttaaaggAATGGtggaatggaggggttgtagtggagactaagggctaggtttAAGGTTGaatgtagggagaggtgtgggggatataggctggaagtagggttcgaaattgatggctaAATCTAGAGTTATAAGGGAGTtctagttgaggtaggagttgcaagtttaatggagaatagggcttgatggatggaggggaatgtggattaggtctaagggaagataaaggctggtagaagaaggtttaaaaacaAATAGCAGGTTCAAACTTACTAGATTGCAaagaacaatggcagcagcttgataacttgaagaaacctcccgatcttcacaatgcaaggagtagCAGGAGTCTACCTACCCTTCACcgccttgagatccacaaggatatacactcacaaagagcaacagcaatggcagcaagcataaagctaatttttattaatcaaattcgtattcaatgtgacctcccttacaaacctatataaaaaactcaaaaatagacttagacactaaaaaggaatggcctaaccctatcccttacctattaggtaacttaaactgactaggaaactagaatactaaaggaaataaactcaaaacatggctggacttatagagtcctaatccagcctaacttaCATCACATGCCCACTTAAGTTgacacatgaccacttaaccaagtcacatgatcatttaaattgaaccaattggatgcaaccaatttgaaccggttcaattaaaacacttaaaaataaactaagtattgggctaatctcgtatgcaacctatataaccatattttaggccccataaaagtggcctattacattagaaacccatgggatcaaaggcccaacatgtatgtatcccaaccctagacttattcccaatgaaacaagccccatttggtgatgaatctgcatcagacaCAGTCTAGGCTCGATGTACCTATGTATATTAGGATAAGGCATGTGACTCAACCTACCTAACATACCTTATTTGCATCTGTCATCCTCTCTATAAATAAACAATGGTCTTTGTCATTCtagacaagccaaatcattctctaaATCTTTTCTTCCCAACTCTCACTAAAAAATTAAGCTCAATAACTTACTAGTATCCAGACCCATTGCCTCTTAGTGCTGATGTGAAGGCCAATATGCCATAAGAACTACAGGGGAGATCTAAACAGCTAGTTGTACTAAACAAACATTTTCTATTGTGTCTTCGTGACTATAAGAAGGGATCTTGGAGAGTTTCCTACATCTTGAGAGAGGCTAGGACCTTTGCCTCCACTCTTGTTCAATCAGACCCGAGGGGCTGGTCAAAAACATAACGTAGAAGGGAAATAGTAAGAATAGCTAGTGCCTTAGTTCAGTTACACAATGGTAGCATGAATACCACGCCACAAGCTCTGGGAGTCTAGGGACACGATTCATATCAAACTCCAGACTCAGGAAATCCTAATCAAGTACTGGAGCACTTGTCAAAATATACAAGACATCCGTTAACGAAGACGAAAGACAAGCCATAGAAAACTTACACGGTCAGCATTCATGTCCTTGGTGACTTTCGTTGGTTTCATATTTCTCTTGCCTGAAAATCAAAATTCAGAagatgttagagagagagagagagagagagttgatcAATGAATAAATAAACCTTTGCGAGCTTGAGGGGGTTTGCCATGACGACTGGGAGGGATGGACTTCTGCTTCTTCTGCCCTTTAAAGAGATTGGACTTTTGTGTCATTTCTGCAGATTTTTAGGGTTCGATTTACTCCTAAAATTCCAACGCCCAagctttcctttctctttgcCGAGGGATTCAAGGAAGTGAGGTTTTTATATTTGTTGACAAGTATCGGATCCAATTCAAGTGTTCAACCCATACCCATGGATAGAGAGGTGAGGTGAGGTCGGTGGGAAACAGGGTTTAAAAACAGAATCGAATCGGGCGAATCCATTGAGCCCGATCCCAATTCCAAACCTAGTCCGATCGATTCAAAATCGGCTGGGGATCAAACGATGAAGGGGTTAGCAAAAATGGAATCTTATGGTACGGATTGTAAACGATAAAAAATTGTAAACAGACGAtcaaataaaatggtcaaaaaaatagagaacgaaaaaaaattgcaaacaaatgatcaaataaaatggtccaaaaaacAGCGAAcgacaaaaaacagaaaacggatgatatgggttttaaacgtttgtatttcaaaaaaaagaacaaaaaaatggcACTATTCTCAAATAAaatgaggaatttttatttgaaatacatgtttctattttcaatatacgtgcattgaccttgagttgaaggtgatatcatgaaaaatgtagcacttcgagtcatctttacgtcggaGAAAGAATCAGGTCGATCAGAGTTCAGGAGAAAGAGATACGGTCatttaagtccaaggtcttaaaaaacgccaaaaaaagagaaacatgttttaaatgtgttttaaacgcgttttaAACGGGAATGTTTGCTGTTTGCCACTTTTACCGAATGTTTGGGTAACATACGgcaaaacatgtttaaaacggtaaaaaacgaaaacatgtttaaaacaaagttttaaacacgtttttgCTAACAATAAAGAGatcaataaataaaaggggGTTTGATCAATTTGTAAGCGGGGTACAACGGGGATCAATTTTGGGCTTTTAAAACCCTGATGAGAACTGAGAATGAAGAatgaatatattttaaaaaagggaaaaaggttcCCTGAGCTGCTGGGGGTAGGGTACACTAGCACTTTGGTATCTATATCTCTCCTTCTCATGTGAAATAACCTTGCTACCCTCTAATGTGAGACATTGTTTTCCTACACCTTATTGGTTCATTCTTCTATAccgcttgctcaaagaaccctccccctaaaaattcaaaaagaaacaaacaaaacaaaaactggtCTCTTTCtcaggatctttatcacctccagtttgctgaccggcccagttccccagttcctctaacaaaggggggctgaaatgacctctctacccatgcccaaacaccctgcccgggtggggtccaccatccccctattagaggaactggggaactaggccggtcagcaaactggaggtgataattttccctctttCTCATGTAATATGTCTTTTTGCTTTCATCTTCTTTGTTGTTCTCTTTTTCTCAGTGTTTTAAAATGCGCAATCGATGATGGAAGCTGTCAGTGTTGATTCTGATTCGATTAGGATCGGAATCAGTCTAGAATTTTCCAACGATTCTGGTGTTTTTATCCAGGAATTGGCTGTATAGAATCATAAGAAATTGGGAATGGCGATCGTCAATTCCAATCTGAATTGGGCGAATCCCGATCAGATTTgccgattcttgaaaccatgttttttctttttcggcTGCCATGTTTGGGTGCCATGTTTTCATTTTTACTCTCCCTCCATTGTTTCTATGCCCCTTATCCCTCTTTAGGGATCTTGACTCATTGTTTGCATTTCCCTAGTAGTACTTGCGTGCCGGTGAATCCTCCTCCCTCTTATCCAAAAGATCTGTCTCTAATTGCCAAGGACATTTTAGGGGTAAGTTCAGTTGAGGCTGTGTCCACCTCCCCATGGAGTGCTGGAGCTCAAAGAGAAAAAATGGCTGGTGACCTAGAGTCTTCAAAAACTCTCTTAATAGGGGGGGGtgagaaacaaaacaaaaaaaggaaagtgattTGGTGTTCCTATGGATGATGACACAATAAAGCTTTAGGTGTTTCGAAGGTTCTCTTTAGATCTTATCACTTAGTCCAAGGATCCAAAGCTTTTACTCCTGAGAAGAGGAGATTGTTGATGTATGAGATGGTATCAGAGTCCGATGATCGTTATACTTTAATGAAAAAGAGGACCATCAAGACATCTGATGATGTTGGCTACAAattgaaggaaaagaagatcCCTATGATTTCTTCTCTGGGAACTTGTTAGCACCGAAGGCCAAAAACATCTTGCAAGGTTTGCAATATGCAATGGGCAAAGGATTCTATAGAACAGAAATTTGGTTTGATGACAAAGAGATGGTGGAATGGTTAAGTCAAGGATCCCATGATGGATGGTAGTGGGATATTTATCATTTTCCATTAAACATTACTTCCAGTGTTAAGGTGTTAGATGAATCTTTTAAGTGTGTGGATTCTATGTGTCTTTAGCTACTATGATTGTACATAGAGATGCAATTGTTGttgtggatgacattattaattttttgttttattaatgttattttccttgttttataGCTATGGGAGTGTGACACCTCTATAGgagtatttagaacttgacatcttCTGTTAATTGCTCATTGTTTTATCCTCAAAAGTTCTTTTAAGTTAGGGGTGTAaaggggttttcaaaaataatttgaaagtgatgtATCactatgtcattatcaaaatgtatcattgtcatgcacatttttcaagtacacatacgaaatgacaatatttattAGTTGCAAAAatgtaagattacaaattatttgacactccGTATTGATGCAGAGGCATCAACATGAATGAgactttttatttcatgggggtagGGCAATAATTTCATGTGCTCCTGTGTCTGAGCATAGGGCCATGTGAGCAGATAACATTCTTTTgccatatatatgtatgtattatgtatgtatatatgcaTTAATTTAGGtataattcctcaatttataagAGTGTAGGGTCGttttttccactttttttttatgtctaCATGTTTAAAATGCTTAttgtttgtttctgtttttttgccactctctatttttttgacTTTTTCTTTATCATATCAGTTTTGCGACATTAAAAACCTATACTGTCCATTTCCGTTTTTGGTAACTATGGTCTGAATAACATAGTTTTGGCAAGGAAGATCCCAACCAAAGTTATGGTTCAACTCAGATTGAAGTATGAAATACTTGACCAAACCATTTCCCTACCATCAAACTGAGTTTTGGCAGCTGCATTAGgctcccttttttgttttttaatgcatagtaaaagggaaggaaaagaaggaaaattggGTTAacttttttaaagaaaataaaatttcgtAATCCATAACTTAATATGATTGTATAACCTACTCAATTTCTTATCACATATTCATATTTAGTAtttaaaatttgggaaaaagaataatgCTTGGTCACTTGGATCTGGCACCCAGACACAAAGCGTGTGCGATATTACTGCCCCCCTGAAATAAAGacctcatccatgttgatgccccatGTGGCGCTCTCATTGAACCCTCGCTAGTGCAAGAGCTACACGGCAaggcaacgatctcttgccttAAAATTTTCTGATGTAGTTTTATTTAACTCTTAAATACAAAggatttggatgcaaagtaatTTTTAAGGGAGGAAGATTGCTACGATGCCACAGCACAATTTCCGACCAATGTGGAGGTGAGAAATCAAATCTTCCAGTAGGTAGTTTAATGAGGACCAAGAGTATGGTCACAACAGGTGGAACGTGTTTATCTACACACTATCATCGTcgcaatctttttcccaaattttaatacaataacaacaacaacaacaacaacatcatcatcatagccttatcccaacttaatggggtcagctacatagATCCTAAAAGAgtcaacaaaataataataaagaagtaAATGGGGTGGGGGGGTCATACAACATCGGCACAAATTCTAAGGCATCGTCCCTTCTTAGCTATGTACCGCTTCTTCACTACCTACCATTCCGCTCTAGGTCTTTAAATGGAGTGCAATACAACAACATCAATACATCATCATTGTCCATCTAAATGGGGTCAACCACATGGATCTTGACtttccaatcaactctatttgaaGACATACCAgaaacaaggcctaagctaaacATGTCCTTCTTCAACACTTCTTCTATGATaatcttcttttggtttttttctcaagttttaatAACTAATTTTAAAATGATTTGTAATGAACACATCATGttaggtaatgattacaaaaatttatttttaatttgaaaacaTTTCACTTACCTtcgttttttttcctttgcaacAAGAGGAGCATTAAGAAAAACTGTTTTCAAAATTTCACTTACCAACATCTAAGCAACctcttctacccaaaaaaaaaaaaaaaacacatctaAGCAACCTCAATGGTTTGTTGTGCCTGTAGCTCACATTGAGGCCAAAGGTTCCAGGCTTGTTAAAGAAGAGAGGATTACTAGGCTGTTCTAAAATCCATACCAAATGCAATAACAGATTTCTAGACCACATTCATTATATTATATAGACATGTTTTAGTGACCATTGCCCTGGTGGGTTTTTTAAATCATTCAttaataagtaaataaaaaaaaaaaccttccatTATTGCTTAATTGGTTTTGCAAACTAGGTTCATTTCTCCTTCTAATGAATCTCTTT includes these proteins:
- the LOC122642963 gene encoding uncharacterized protein LOC122642963; translated protein: MTQKSNLFKGQKKQKSIPPSRHGKPPQARKGKRNMKPTKVTKDMNADRELTKFINHCNEVKAATAANKEGGQLSIVKPPPESTSGA